The genomic interval ATGGAACCACTGGCTGAATGAACCAGATGAATTGTTGGAGTAGGCATCACTGAATTCACCACGAATTTGCTGGGTTACATAGTTGATATTGGCATCCACTGTGAAGTGGCTGTTCAAATCAAAACTGAGGTAAGAGGAAACAAAATTCTTGTTGGAATAAGAACCAGGCAAAAGACCTTTCTGATATTGATTGGTCATGGAAACCCGGTAAGAGGTTCCGTTGTTGGATTTACCAAAAGATACGTTGTTATTGGTAGTGATACCTGTATTCCAGAAATCCTTCGTGTTATCTGGCTGAGGGCTCAGCGAAGCTGTTTTGAAGGAATAAGGATGATTGGGGAACCAGGCATACCAGGGAATATACTCCTGGCCGCTCATACGGGGACCCCAGCTTGCATCATCTGTATAATCATGAAAGTACTTGCCATCCAAAGCCTGCCATTCAGTAGGCTGACCAGGCTGGTAAGAATATTGAATCAAATCGCCTGCACCACCACCGGCATAGAGGTTCTGGAATTTGGGCTGGATATAAATCCGGTCAATGGTCACGCCACTGTTGATCTCCAATCCGATTCCATTTTTTCCCACTTTCTTTTTGAGGTCAAGTACGATAGCACCACCGGCGGCCTGAGAACCAAAAAGGGCGGTTGCGTTAGCCCCTTTCAACACGGTGATGTTTTCTACATCATCCGGGTTAATGTCAAAGATGTTTACAATGTTACCGTCCACTACATAAACAGGGTTACCATCTGTACCGATACCAGCACCACCGCGAAGACGAATGGTTGTGTTACGGTCGAGGGCAACGGAAGACTGACCCAAACCCTGTGCACCGGCTACTTTACCGGTCAAGGCATTGCTCACCTGGTTTTGACGGGTTACATTCAATTGATCAGCAGTAACCTGCTGGGCACTAAAGGGGGTGGTCCGTTCCGACTTTTTAATACCAAAAGCCGTGGTTACCACAACCTCCTGCAGGTCACCCTGGGTGCTGTTGGCCATAGCCACATTTACCACGTCCGATGTACCTGGAGTAACTTCCTTCTCGGCAAAACCGGCAGAAGTGATTACCAGGACACCTCCTGTAGGAAAGTTTTTGAAAATGAACTTACCATCCGCATCGGCAGATACACCCACATTGGGTTTTCCCTTCAATGTTAGTGTGGCGAATGGTACTGGTTTACCATCAGGGCCTGTTACTACACCGGAGACGGTGCGCGATTGTGCAAAAGTCAACACAAAGCATAACATCCCTGCTGTAAGCAGTGATACAAATTTTCTCATGTGAGATCAATTTTTGTTAAAAAAAGATTTGATTTCCAACTAGTTATGATTACCATCCAAAGGGTAGGGATAAGGAGTAAGACAGTCATCTGTCCATATGTGCTGCGCAAAATACGGGTTTTTTTAATAAAAAGTTAAAGTACATAGATGGGGTTTAACGATCAACGGACATCTGCATAGATTATCTGAACGCGCCAATCACTGCGATGGTTGCCTTTGATCTCCCCCCAACCTGACCCAATGGATTGTTTATCAACAAATAATGACTGAGAAAATTTGAAACTAAGTTGTATTTTTTTACTGATTTTTCCGGTCAGAACAAGGTAGTACCGAAACTGATTTTCATAAAAGGCGGATAGGGATGAAGCGTATAACACATCATTTTCAAATACATATATCCTGGAATCATACCCATCGGTACCTGCCCATTGAAGGCGAAAACTGCCTGACCAGGGCACAGAAACAGGTTTCCAGCGGATATCTGCAAAAAGGAGCCCTCCCCGACCCTTCCCGACCTTTACCCATTCCATCCGCTGGCGGTACCAAAGGACAGCCGAGAAAGGCAAACTGATCTGAAACCGAATTGACTTCTGGCGAACAGCGGTTAACCCGACAGTACCGGGAATGCTCTCCCCATTTTCCCAACGATTCGAGGTCCGGAACCGGGCCAGGATCTCAGTCCCCCTGCGCGGGGTATGAATAAGCGATGATTGAAACTCATTTCCCACAGAACGCCCGTTCACCTGATACCTGAGCCAGGGAAAAGAAAAACAATCCAGATAGGTATCTATTATCCATCTATCCCTTGGCCGACCCCGAATAGATATCAATATTCCCTGTTCATTTTGTACCTGGGAGGCCTGGGTAACAGCCTGGGCCTCCGGAGATATATAACCCGGTGCAATTTTTCGGGCCATCAGGGCAAAGTCCATCTTTTTGTCCGGGCTGAAAAGCAATCCAGCCAAAATTGCCGGTTTCCCGGTATGGCATACAGCGCTCTCTGCAAAAAAATGAATGCTCCTCAGGGATCCACTCAGGTCGAGGCTCACAGCAGTCCCCTTTTTTCCCCGAAAAGCATAGAGCCGGTAGAGAGCCGCATTGGGTTCTATTGGAATGGAATACATAAAGGTGTTGGCATTGGCAGATACCTGCCACTCTTTTTTGCGCCAGCGAACCGTTCCCCCACCCGCCCATCGTTGCAATACATTTCTACCCTCGATCTCTGTCACCGTGCGATGATAACCCGAGGAAGAGATCGAGGTCATTATCGTTTCTCCGCTATCATCCTGTTCTTTATTCCCGCTTAAAAACCGATGCGAAAGAAATCCGGTCACCTCATAGGCGCGATTTTGCCAGATGAAACCCAACCCCCGATGAAAAAATATTTCGCCCGCTGAAGAATACGAACGCAATACAGTCCCTTGCCGCTTGATGCCTGCCGGATCGCCTCCCTTTCCAAAACGCATCCCCTGCCATTGCACCAATCCCTGCCCCTGGCTGATGGTGTAATCGCCGATAACCAACAGCTTTATCCGACCCAGGTCGCGGAGTTGGAGATGTGCTGAGAAAAATCCTTTTTTTTCTCCAATATCCTTTTCCCAGGTAAACCCAAACTGTATCCGTCCTTGCCATTGAAAACGATAACGATACATTTGGGCAAACCCGGCGCCGGCATAGGCCTTTTCTTTTATTCCCCGGTTCTTTTCCAATGTCCCGGCCCAACGAATCAATAATCGCTGTTCGCCTTCCTTCTTCCAACTGGCGGGTGAGAACTTAATTTTTCGGTTGTTGCTTACTGTTATGAAATGTTTTATTTGACGTAGCCAATCTGCCTCCCAGCCCGGAATTGCCTGCAATTCATAAATAGACAGAAAAGGGCCTAATCTTTTTCGGTAATCGAGCAGGTTTCTGACCCATTCAAAACGGAATAGTCCGGAGCCTAACAAGTCAGCTTCCCCGGCTGTATTCAAATCCAGCACCTGCTCAGCCGTCTCCCATTCCATACTCGTGGTTTCCTCTTCTCCACCAGAGAGGATTGTTTCCATCATTTGTTCATTCCCGGATTGTTCCACCGGATCCTGCCCATATAAGCAGATATTAAAAAAGAAAAGAGCAGAGGCGGCCAAAATGTTAACTGCCTTTTTCATGTCATTTATTTTTTGGATTGAGTTGCCATAATATGCCGGGTGTCCAACCGAGGTAGGGATGACATCGCCCATACAGCATGGTTCTCCATTTTTTTACCCTGAACCCGATTCCCAGGTACCATTGATCGGACGCAGACAGGAAGCCCCATTCCAGATTGATCCGTTCGTGAGGGAAGTATTGGAGGAGAGTATGCAGGTCATCCGGTTGTTCCTTGTACAACGTATGAACGCCGGACACCGACCATTGTGGACCGGGTGCCCAGCAAATACCGTATTGAGCGGTGTACGACAAAGCATACCCTTTAACCTTGGCCAATCCGAGTTGAAACCCACTATGAAACTCCTTCCCTATTTGAAACAACCATCCTGTTTTGACAGATACTCCCGAAGCAGGAACTCCATCCATCTTCCATTGATGAAAATTGAGCCGCATGCCGGCAAAAACTGTTTGCGCCAGAGGCAGGGCAATCGCCAATCCGGGGCTGGTTTCGCCAAATCCAGGATAGCCGGAATGGTTTAAAAAGACCCCGGCTTTTGCCCCTGATAAGGGAAAGACCAATCCCAGCGAATGCAAGCCCAGTTCTTTCAGTCCAAAAGGGATCTCGGAAAAAACGGATATTCCATTGGCACCGGGATGAAGCATGGAAGCCGGATGCTGAATATTTGCCATACCCCCGGATGGATGCTGTCCATACGCGGCAGGCAAACCATAGTACGGTTCGCGGGGATGGGGCGGTTCCTGCGCCAGGACAGGCATGGAAAAAAGGAGAAAAAAAAGGATACAGATCATGGGTGCATATTTTCGGGATAAGAAATGGTGAAAGCAAGCTAATTTTTTTTGTCTCGCGGGGGAAGCCCCTACCTTTGCGCCATGCAAATTTTAGATGGGAAAAAGGCGGCCCAGGCGATCCGCGATGAGTTGAAATTAGAGGTGGCTCAACTGGTTTCGGAGGGGAGGAAAATACCCCACCTGGCGGCCATCCTGGTAGGAAATAACGGTGCCAGCGAAACCTATGTGGCTTCGAAAGTAAAATCCTGTGCCGAGGTGGGATTTAAATCCACCCTGATCCGGTTTGAAGATTCGATATCAGAGAATAAGTTGCTGGACAAGATCGAAGAATTGAACAACGACCCGGATGTAGATGGTATCCTGGTCCAGCTTCCGCTGCCCGGGCATATTTCGGAAGAAAAGGTGATCAATACCATCGACCCTGAAAAGGATGTGGATGGTTTTCACCCGGTGAATGTAGGACGGATGGTGCAAGGACTTCCCTCATTTGTTTCGGCCACGCCATATGGCATCATGCTTCTGCTGAAACATTATAAACTGGATACAAAAGGGCTCCATGCCGTAGTGATCGGCCGCAGCAATATTGTCGGCCGCCCCATGAGTATCCTGTTAAGTGGGAATACACAACCGGGAAACTGTACAGTCACCCTTTGTCATTCCCAAACAAAGAACCTGAATGAGATTTGTCAAAGTGCTGATATTATCATTGCCGCTTTAGGACGTCCCGCTTTTGTTAAAGAAGATATGGTAAAGCAAGGGGCCATCGTGGTGGATGTAGGCATTACCCGGGTTGATGATCCTGCCAAGAAATCTGGATTCCGACTGGTGGGTGATGTGGATTTTGACAGTGTCGCTCCAAAATGTAGTTATATCACACCCGTTCCGGGAGGCGTAGGACCTATGACGATTGCTGCCCTGTTGCGGAATACATATAGGGCCTGCACAACTAAGAATTGACCAGGATTTAAAGATTAAAGGATTTATATAATTAAAGGATTTATTGGAAGAACTGGAAGCTAATAGCTAATAGCCAGCAGCTAATACCTTCTTCCTCCACCAGGAAATCACAAAAACACGATGCAGCTCCCCGTCATGGAACATTTTTATACGATTCAGGGTGAAGGTTTTCACCAGGGAAGGGCTGCGTATTTTGTCCGGCTGGGAGGGTGTGATGTCGGGTGTACCTGGTGTGATGTAAAAGACAGTTGGGATGCGGATAAACACCCAATGACCGTCCTGGAGGAACTGGTAAAGACGATACGCAATACACCGGCAAAAATTGTCGTGGTAACCGGAGGAGAGCCGTTGATGCATGATCTGCGGGTGTTCACCTCTCTGCTTCATGCCGCCGGGCTAAAAACCCATATTGAAACATCCGGCGCCCATCCCCTGAGCGGACAATGGGATTGGATCTGCCTGTCGCCAAAAAAATTCAAAGCCCCTTTGCCGGAGATACTTCCCCACGCCAATGAATTAAAAGTGGTGGTATTTAATAAGTCAGATTTTGACTGGGCCGAAAAATATGCCGCGCAAGTACCCGCTGATTGCAAATGCTATCTCCAACCCGAATGGGATAAGGCCACTGCCATGACCCCACTGATCGTGGAGTACATTAAAGCCCATCCACAATGGGAACTGAGCCTGCAGATCCACAAATACATCCAGGTACCCTGAATCCCACCGGTGATTTCAGGTATTAGCCAGACAAAGTATCAGGTTTTAACACGACTTACTTTCAAAAGGGACAATTTTTGAATAGTTTCGTCTTCTGAATCCGGTATAATGAAAAGAATCCTTTGCCATATCCTCTTTCTTGTCTTCTTTGTTTCCTGCGCTGCGCAAAAAAAAGGAAAACAAAAACAGCCCCCCGTTCCTGCCTACGATCAATTATATGCAGAGGGCCTAGCCCGGGCACAGTCGGGAAAATTCAATGAAGCCATTCCCTATTTTGAACAGGTGATCGCCATTGATTCCAATTTTACCAATGCCTATCTTTCGTTGGCCGGTGTTTACAGCCAGCAAAAGAATTATGCGAAAGCCAATGAGTATTATGCCAGGGGCATCCAGAAAGATACCAGCCGGTATAGTTTATATTATCTTCCCTATTCGATCAATTTAGCCGGCGCCGGACGTTTTGATGAGGCGCTGGATGCCGTGACCAATTATTTATCCAACCCTCGTCTGGGTGAGAATAGCCGTAAGGCGGGAGAATACCGGCAAAAGAGTTATGATTTTGCGGTTGACCAATCCCGTAAGTTTCCACCTGCAGGTTTTCATTTTACACCGGTGAATGCCGGACCCGGGATCAATACCACGGAAGCGGAATATTTTCCTTCCCTGACCATTGATGGACAAGAATTGGTCTTTACCCGCCGGGTGAATAATTCAAATGAAGACTTTTATTCCAGTCGAAAAATGGATACCACCTGGGGTGCATCTACTGCATTACCCGGAGAGGTGAATACCCCACAAAATGAGGGGGCGCAAATGATCTCACTCGATGGACAATGGCTGGTTTTCACCGGATGCTCCAGACCGGATGGGTGGGGCAGTTGTGATATTTATATTTCCTATCTCACTCCGACTGGATGGAGTGAGGCGATCAATCTGGGAGGACGTGTCAATTCGGATCAATGGGATTCTCAGCCTTGTTTATCTCCCGATAAACGAGAACTGTATTTTGCCAGTCGACGTTTTGGCGGATTTGGCGGAAGTGATCTATATGTGTGCAAAATACAACCCGATGGCACCTGGGGAAGCCCGGAAAACCTTGGACCGGAGATCAATACTCCCGGTGACGAATCAACCCCCTTCCTGCATGCAGACAACCAGACACTTTACTTTACATCCAACGGATTACCCGGATATGGCGAAGATGATATCTACCTGGCAAGGCGGGGACCAAAAGGTGTTTGGAGTGTTCCGGTAAACCTTGGTTACCCGATCAACACGATCGACAAGGAAGGTTCTCTATTCATTGCGCCGGATGCCCGTACTGCCTATTTCACCAGTGACCGGGTGGAGGGGTATGGCGCCCTGGACATTTATTGGTTCACTCTTCCAGAACAGGTAAGGCCTTACCAGACGCTTTGGGTAAAGGGTACGGTCACGGATGAAAAGACAGGCAAAGTACTTCCTTCATTTGTAGAACTGATTGATCTTTCAACCAAACAAATGGTATCGCGTATTCAAACCAATGAAAAAGGCAATTACCTGATCACCCTTCCGGTTGGCAAGGATTATGCCTTCAACGTAAACAGAAAGGGTTATTTGTTTTACAGCGATAATTTTTTCCTGAAGGAAAATGAGCGAGATACGGCGTATGAAAAAAATATCAAGCTTCGTCCTATAGAGAAGGATGCTGTACTGGTATTACGCAATGTATTTTTTGATGTAAATAAATTTGACCTGCGTACAGAATCCCAATCTGAATTGGACAAACTGGCAAGTCTGCTCAAAGACAATCCGGGTTTGACCATTCAAATCAATGGACATACGGATGCAGTGGGCAATGCCGCTGCCAACCAGAAACTATCCGAGAACAGGGCTGCCTCCGTCGTCCGTTATCTGGTAGAACAAGGGATTGCGGCGACCCGTTTAAGTTATAAGGGATATGGCGCCACCCAACCCATTGCTTCCAATGATACCGAAGAAGGCAGGGCCTTGAACCGTCGTACTGAAATGAAAGTTGTTCGTCAGTAATGAAGGAGGATCTTCTTTATCAACTGGCACTGACGGAAGTTCCCCAGGTGGGAGCGGTACATGCGCGTTTATTGGTACAGGAATTTGGTTCGGCCAAGGCTGTATTTCAGGCTCCTCGTCGTTTATTGGAAAAAAAAGAAGGGATCGGTTCCCTCCGGGCAAAATATATCAAGGCCTTTCAAAATTTTTCGATGGCGGAAAAAGAGATCCGCTATATGGAAAAATTCCAGATCCATGCGCATTTCATCAATGATCCGGGTTATCCGCGCAGACTTCTTCATTGTTATGATGCCCCGCTGATTTTGTTTCAAAAAGGAAAAGCGGACCTCAATCCAGCCAGGGCCCTTTCGGTCATAGGTACCCGTTCCCATACAGATTACGGAAAAAAGATTACGGAAAAACTGATCGCCGATCTGGTGCCCTTGGATGTACAGGTGATCAGTGGTATGGCCCATGGAATAGATGGTATTGCCCACCACGCGGCTTGTCGTCATTCACTTTCCACCCTTGGCGTTCTGGCACACGGACTCGATCAGATCTATCCGCCCGCACATGAAAGATTAGCCCGGGAAATGGTTCAATCCAATGGGGCCCTGCTTACTGAATTTCGCAGCGGGGTAGCACCCGATAAGCATCATTTCCCCACCCGAAACCGGATCGTAGCCGGAATGGCAGATGCTACGGTGGTGATTGAAACCGGTGAGCGGGGCGGAAGTATCATCACCGCTGAATTGGCCAATGGATACAATCGGGATGTGTTTGCATTTCCCGGAAAAACAAGCGATCCAAAAAGCGCGGGTTGCCTGAAACTGATCATCAAAAACAAAGCCGCGCTAATCACCTGTGCCAACGATCTGATCGAAGCAATGGGCTGGATGGAAAAAAGAGCAGCCCCTGCCCTCCCCCAGCGACTCCTTTTCCCTGAATTAAGTCCTTTGGAAAAAAATATCCTGGACACACTTACCCATCATCAACCTCTTCATATTGATGAATTATATCATTTTTGCCAAAGTCCCAACAGTGCCCTCGCAGGGGCTTTACTCAACCTGGAATTGAATAACCTCGTTCATTCCCTACCAGGTAAGCAGTACCGTTTACTTTAAGCAACGGAATGACTATTTTTGTTGTCTTGGATAACTCCAGGCCAACCCTGAAACGGATCATGAGAAGCACCTACGCGTTGATCATCACTATATTATTCCTTACTCCCTATTTGAAAAGTGGGGGGCAGGCCTGTACCACGCTGGGGCAAACCCCTTCTACGGCATTTCCGGTTTGCGGAACCTCTGTTTTTACCCAATCCACGGTTCCGATCTGTGCCACAAATGACATTTTTGTTCCGGGCTGTTCGGGTACGGGTGGTGCCAACTATCAAAACAAAAACCCCTTCTTTTATCGTTTTACCTGTTATACTGCCGGAACATTGGGGTTTCTGATCACCCCATTGGCCAATCAGGAAGACTATGATTGGCAGCTCTATGATATCACGGGTCGTGACCCCAATGAGATCTTTACCAATAATAGCCTGGTTGTAACCGGGAACTGGTCGGGTTCCTATGGTGTAACTGGTGCTTCTGCCAGCGGTGTCAATTTTATTCAATGTGCATCGGTGCCTGCCGATAATGCGCCTACGTTTGCCCAAATGCCTACTCTTATTGTTGGACATACGTATCTGTTGATGGTAAGCCATTATTCCGACACACAGAGTGGGTATACATTACAGTTCGCCGGTGGAACCGCGGTGATCACCGACCCTTTGTTACCACGTGCCACCAATGCCACGATCAGTTGCGATGGAAGAGTTGTGACCCTGAAACTGAACAAGAAGATCAAGTGCAGCAGTTTGACAGCACCCGGTACTGAATTTATTCTTAATCCCGCTGCCGCTACCGTTATCAGTGCGGTTGGTGATAGCTGTACCACCAGTTTCGATGTAGATGAAATCACCATTACACTCTCTGCGACCCTTCCGAATAACAATTATCAATTGATCGTTCGGCCGGGAGCTGATGGCAATACTTTATTGGATAATTGTGACCGGGGAA from Chitinophagales bacterium carries:
- a CDS encoding helix-hairpin-helix domain-containing protein, with amino-acid sequence MKKAVNILAASALFFFNICLYGQDPVEQSGNEQMMETILSGGEEETTSMEWETAEQVLDLNTAGEADLLGSGLFRFEWVRNLLDYRKRLGPFLSIYELQAIPGWEADWLRQIKHFITVSNNRKIKFSPASWKKEGEQRLLIRWAGTLEKNRGIKEKAYAGAGFAQMYRYRFQWQGRIQFGFTWEKDIGEKKGFFSAHLQLRDLGRIKLLVIGDYTISQGQGLVQWQGMRFGKGGDPAGIKRQGTVLRSYSSAGEIFFHRGLGFIWQNRAYEVTGFLSHRFLSGNKEQDDSGETIMTSISSSGYHRTVTEIEGRNVLQRWAGGGTVRWRKKEWQVSANANTFMYSIPIEPNAALYRLYAFRGKKGTAVSLDLSGSLRSIHFFAESAVCHTGKPAILAGLLFSPDKKMDFALMARKIAPGYISPEAQAVTQASQVQNEQGILISIRGRPRDRWIIDTYLDCFSFPWLRYQVNGRSVGNEFQSSLIHTPRRGTEILARFRTSNRWENGESIPGTVGLTAVRQKSIRFQISLPFSAVLWYRQRMEWVKVGKGRGGLLFADIRWKPVSVPWSGSFRLQWAGTDGYDSRIYVFENDVLYASSLSAFYENQFRYYLVLTGKISKKIQLSFKFSQSLFVDKQSIGSGWGEIKGNHRSDWRVQIIYADVR
- the folD gene encoding bifunctional methylenetetrahydrofolate dehydrogenase/methenyltetrahydrofolate cyclohydrolase FolD; protein product: MQILDGKKAAQAIRDELKLEVAQLVSEGRKIPHLAAILVGNNGASETYVASKVKSCAEVGFKSTLIRFEDSISENKLLDKIEELNNDPDVDGILVQLPLPGHISEEKVINTIDPEKDVDGFHPVNVGRMVQGLPSFVSATPYGIMLLLKHYKLDTKGLHAVVIGRSNIVGRPMSILLSGNTQPGNCTVTLCHSQTKNLNEICQSADIIIAALGRPAFVKEDMVKQGAIVVDVGITRVDDPAKKSGFRLVGDVDFDSVAPKCSYITPVPGGVGPMTIAALLRNTYRACTTKN
- a CDS encoding 7-carboxy-7-deazaguanine synthase QueE gives rise to the protein MEHFYTIQGEGFHQGRAAYFVRLGGCDVGCTWCDVKDSWDADKHPMTVLEELVKTIRNTPAKIVVVTGGEPLMHDLRVFTSLLHAAGLKTHIETSGAHPLSGQWDWICLSPKKFKAPLPEILPHANELKVVVFNKSDFDWAEKYAAQVPADCKCYLQPEWDKATAMTPLIVEYIKAHPQWELSLQIHKYIQVP
- a CDS encoding OmpA family protein; this translates as MKRILCHILFLVFFVSCAAQKKGKQKQPPVPAYDQLYAEGLARAQSGKFNEAIPYFEQVIAIDSNFTNAYLSLAGVYSQQKNYAKANEYYARGIQKDTSRYSLYYLPYSINLAGAGRFDEALDAVTNYLSNPRLGENSRKAGEYRQKSYDFAVDQSRKFPPAGFHFTPVNAGPGINTTEAEYFPSLTIDGQELVFTRRVNNSNEDFYSSRKMDTTWGASTALPGEVNTPQNEGAQMISLDGQWLVFTGCSRPDGWGSCDIYISYLTPTGWSEAINLGGRVNSDQWDSQPCLSPDKRELYFASRRFGGFGGSDLYVCKIQPDGTWGSPENLGPEINTPGDESTPFLHADNQTLYFTSNGLPGYGEDDIYLARRGPKGVWSVPVNLGYPINTIDKEGSLFIAPDARTAYFTSDRVEGYGALDIYWFTLPEQVRPYQTLWVKGTVTDEKTGKVLPSFVELIDLSTKQMVSRIQTNEKGNYLITLPVGKDYAFNVNRKGYLFYSDNFFLKENERDTAYEKNIKLRPIEKDAVLVLRNVFFDVNKFDLRTESQSELDKLASLLKDNPGLTIQINGHTDAVGNAAANQKLSENRAASVVRYLVEQGIAATRLSYKGYGATQPIASNDTEEGRALNRRTEMKVVRQ
- the dprA gene encoding DNA-processing protein DprA; amino-acid sequence: MKEDLLYQLALTEVPQVGAVHARLLVQEFGSAKAVFQAPRRLLEKKEGIGSLRAKYIKAFQNFSMAEKEIRYMEKFQIHAHFINDPGYPRRLLHCYDAPLILFQKGKADLNPARALSVIGTRSHTDYGKKITEKLIADLVPLDVQVISGMAHGIDGIAHHAACRHSLSTLGVLAHGLDQIYPPAHERLAREMVQSNGALLTEFRSGVAPDKHHFPTRNRIVAGMADATVVIETGERGGSIITAELANGYNRDVFAFPGKTSDPKSAGCLKLIIKNKAALITCANDLIEAMGWMEKRAAPALPQRLLFPELSPLEKNILDTLTHHQPLHIDELYHFCQSPNSALAGALLNLELNNLVHSLPGKQYRLL